One region of Chlorobiota bacterium genomic DNA includes:
- a CDS encoding C39 family peptidase, protein MFGSPHPSPLKRAALIGGVLMIVATIAAAVIRDHLAAPISISGGEPMEMALMDIPLYLQTAPQWKEVRLGGSNEAFSSTGCVVCCVSMALAHHGIAIPPDVLNAQLALKGGFTERGWLRWRAVEELTNHAITIETPYPSHQEIDDALKAGNPVIVRVMIGAAIPHWVLVVGKRGMEYLMNDPLGEGIAAEPLRRFRSEISAVRIVRKNG, encoded by the coding sequence ATGTTCGGCAGCCCACATCCTTCCCCACTGAAACGCGCTGCGCTGATTGGCGGCGTGCTGATGATTGTGGCAACGATTGCCGCTGCGGTCATCCGCGACCACCTTGCCGCGCCAATCAGCATTAGCGGAGGGGAGCCGATGGAGATGGCGTTGATGGATATCCCACTCTACCTGCAAACCGCGCCGCAGTGGAAGGAGGTCCGGCTTGGCGGAAGCAACGAGGCGTTCAGTTCCACCGGCTGCGTTGTCTGCTGCGTCAGCATGGCGCTGGCCCACCACGGAATCGCCATTCCCCCCGATGTGTTGAACGCCCAGCTGGCCCTGAAAGGGGGATTCACCGAACGGGGCTGGCTGCGCTGGCGTGCGGTGGAGGAGCTTACCAACCACGCAATCACCATCGAGACCCCGTACCCCAGCCACCAAGAAATTGATGACGCGTTGAAGGCTGGCAACCCGGTGATTGTTCGGGTGATGATCGGCGCGGCAATCCCCCACTGGGTGCTGGTGGTTGGCAAGCGCGGGATGGAGTATCTGATGAACGACCCGCTGGGGGAAGGCATCGCCGCCGAACCCCTGCGCCGGTTCCGCAGCGAGATCAGCGCGGTGAGGATTGTGAGGAAAAACGGATAG
- the amrB gene encoding AmmeMemoRadiSam system protein B — translation MNRFRFLPSLLLLFWLLPASKILADGNSIRDGVRMPAVAGSFYPANPDTLRRWVGEFLRTAAATPIRDGIVGVVAPHAGYPYSGWVAGETYRQLQGKKYDAVIIIAPSHYRYFYGASVFNGVGYATPLGVARVDTALARLVATGQKNVGFSDLGHRWDSASPEHSIEVQLPFLQTVLPGVPVVPVVMGSQDFPTVDRLMRAVVGAVRAARKRVLLVASSDLSHYHRTDTAARLDSSVIAAFSRFDYHLMGMRLFGKQWEACGGGPVMAVMMAAEQLGGTVACPLRYMNSSQVAAGASRPDRVVGYMSGVIVAGAGADSPQFLLPSLTEAERAGLLRVAKAMVEASVNGATPPAYRPLTAGLAAEYPAFVTLTKRKALRGCIGYVIPDGSLLATVQRVAPMAALKDSRFQPVSPAELPELEYEVTVLSRFQRVLDTAQIQPGRDGVYLRVGTTTGIFLPQVATEQGWDRTTLLHQLGQKAGLDAEAFRREDAELYRFEAVKIE, via the coding sequence ATGAACCGTTTCCGCTTTCTTCCTTCCCTTCTTCTGCTGTTCTGGTTGCTTCCGGCTTCCAAAATTTTGGCAGATGGGAACTCCATCCGCGATGGCGTGCGGATGCCGGCGGTGGCGGGGTCGTTCTATCCCGCCAACCCCGACACGCTGCGGCGATGGGTTGGCGAATTCCTCCGGACCGCAGCCGCCACGCCAATCCGCGACGGCATTGTTGGCGTTGTTGCGCCCCATGCCGGATACCCGTACAGCGGCTGGGTTGCGGGGGAAACCTACCGCCAGTTGCAAGGGAAGAAGTACGACGCAGTCATAATCATTGCGCCAAGCCATTACCGCTACTTTTACGGAGCCTCGGTCTTCAATGGCGTGGGGTATGCAACGCCGCTTGGGGTTGCGCGGGTTGACACCGCATTGGCCCGGCTGGTGGCAACCGGGCAGAAGAACGTTGGCTTCTCCGACCTGGGCCACCGCTGGGACTCCGCTTCGCCGGAACATTCGATTGAGGTCCAACTCCCTTTCCTGCAAACGGTGTTGCCGGGCGTGCCGGTGGTTCCGGTGGTGATGGGAAGCCAAGATTTCCCCACGGTGGATCGGCTGATGCGGGCTGTGGTTGGCGCGGTTCGTGCCGCACGGAAGCGGGTGCTGCTGGTTGCCAGCAGTGACCTTTCCCACTACCACCGCACCGACACCGCCGCCAGGCTGGACAGCAGTGTGATTGCCGCATTTTCCCGTTTCGATTACCACCTGATGGGGATGCGGTTGTTCGGGAAGCAATGGGAAGCGTGCGGCGGCGGACCGGTGATGGCGGTGATGATGGCCGCCGAGCAACTTGGCGGAACGGTTGCCTGCCCGCTTCGCTACATGAACTCCTCACAGGTTGCCGCCGGCGCATCCCGCCCCGACCGGGTTGTGGGATATATGAGCGGAGTGATCGTGGCTGGGGCGGGCGCAGATAGCCCCCAATTCCTCCTTCCCTCGCTTACCGAAGCCGAGCGGGCGGGGCTTCTTCGGGTGGCAAAAGCAATGGTGGAAGCATCCGTCAACGGGGCAACGCCGCCGGCATATCGCCCCCTGACGGCGGGGCTTGCGGCGGAGTATCCGGCGTTCGTCACCCTCACCAAGCGGAAGGCATTGCGGGGGTGCATCGGCTACGTGATCCCCGATGGCTCGCTTCTGGCAACCGTGCAACGTGTGGCTCCAATGGCAGCCCTGAAGGACTCACGGTTCCAACCCGTCAGCCCGGCGGAGTTGCCGGAGTTGGAGTATGAAGTCACCGTGCTGTCGCGGTTCCAACGGGTGTTGGATACCGCCCAGATTCAGCCCGGGCGCGATGGGGTCTATCTTCGTGTGGGGACCACCACCGGGATATTCCTTCCGCAAGTCGCCACCGAGCAAGGGTGGGACCGCACCACACTGCTGCATCAGCTTGGCCAAAAAGCCGGGCTGGATGCCGAAGCCTTCCGCCGCGAGGATGCCGAACTCTACCGATTCGAAGCCGTGAAGATTGAGTAA
- a CDS encoding DUF4249 family protein, whose translation MGPKHQRATVRQIALLASLLIFGLAISGCEVGVAPDDVPYVERMVVYGVITAGEPADSIRFTRTLPLNVPYDPAAAELTDVVATIEAGGNSYPLRHIGHGFYNAEGLTVAAGQRYTLRATWKGLAVHASTTTPIPPVVDSLTMVKGEVFEHDFSTFAIWAYVRPVQGSAYSITYNLRDTVNDIHYTSHYDYVNDVWHWRDTTASGYLIAKTYDNFLSPGNDNVFKGSVTAVAWDEPYYDYYRTYYYGNDDDLFGSSQRTINWNIEGDGIGLFIGQSRKDVVWK comes from the coding sequence ATGGGGCCGAAACATCAACGCGCCACGGTGCGGCAAATCGCGCTGCTGGCTTCCCTCCTGATTTTTGGCTTGGCCATAAGCGGGTGTGAAGTAGGGGTTGCGCCGGATGATGTTCCGTACGTGGAGCGGATGGTGGTGTATGGGGTCATCACCGCTGGCGAACCTGCCGACAGCATCCGCTTCACCCGCACGCTGCCGCTGAACGTCCCGTACGACCCCGCCGCTGCCGAGCTAACCGACGTTGTTGCAACGATTGAAGCCGGTGGGAACAGCTATCCACTGCGCCATATCGGGCACGGGTTCTACAATGCCGAGGGGCTAACCGTGGCCGCTGGCCAGCGGTACACGTTGCGCGCAACATGGAAAGGGCTGGCGGTGCATGCCAGCACAACAACTCCGATTCCTCCGGTTGTGGATTCCCTTACGATGGTGAAGGGGGAGGTGTTTGAGCATGATTTTTCAACCTTCGCAATCTGGGCGTACGTCCGCCCGGTTCAAGGATCGGCATACTCCATCACCTACAATCTTCGCGATACCGTCAACGACATCCATTATACTTCCCACTATGACTACGTGAACGACGTTTGGCACTGGCGCGACACCACCGCCAGCGGCTATCTGATAGCGAAGACGTACGATAACTTCCTTTCCCCGGGGAACGATAACGTCTTCAAAGGAAGCGTTACAGCGGTGGCGTGGGACGAACCCTATTACGACTACTACCGCACCTACTATTACGGCAACGATGATGACCTGTTTGGAAGCAGCCAGCGAACCATCAATTGGAACATTGAGGGGGATGGGATTGGCCTGTTTATCGGGCAATCACGGAAGGATGTTGTCTGGAAGTGA
- a CDS encoding TonB-dependent receptor, with the protein MPISTIQMLRVSLLLFALFPLLLSAQTPRTISGSVTEAGSGEAITGATIALFREGDSVRPARGGISNRFGFYSIPNVPPGRYRFTVRSIGSQPRNHLLVIPDGGPPSIGNQPDSNQTCQLNLTAATATDLRIDICLQPKDVSSREIVVTEQRNSVGEASIGTVTLDPGLSQQLPSLGGEPDIMRMLQLLPGIKSGSEISSGLYVRGGSPDQNLILLDGVIVYNPSHLGGFLSTFNSDAIRNLKVIKGGFPAEYGGRLSSVIDLTMREGTKEKISGSGGVSLLNSRLTVEGPIGEDITFMVSGRRFYWDVMLLALPDADEVPGYYFYDLNGKINYRLSESDHLYVSGYFGNDVIGSPPSEEDIFDITWGNATANLRWAHIVSPTFFTNFSAIYTNYQFSSLFENRNTGSVQSDAFKSLSGVRDLMLRAEGQWFATEDHIVKTGVEVTQHRFRADASAELGDFAKIDRNPTIINALDAAFYAQDEWSITPRLNANIGARLYYFNSGEYFRVEPRASLAYALTEQVTAKGAFSMGNQFLHLISRNDITLPTDIWFPSTASIKPAEAMQISAGIESTLFDKEYLLTVEGYYKKMENLLEYRDTASFSLDVPLESSFTVGSGEAYGVEVFLNKQLGAFTGWIGYTLAWTKRTFPELNRGRTFYPRHDRRHDVSVVLTYRLGESWELGATWVYGTGQAVTMPTGQYVLQEASNPGSYSFTQSDYSERNGYRIPAFHKLDLNFSHKFSWFNLPFTLSLNVYNAYNRRNVFSQYIDRKYDYDPATGKETVKVEIKRTTLFPIIPTVGLSFKF; encoded by the coding sequence ATGCCTATTTCAACGATTCAAATGCTGCGGGTTTCCCTGCTGCTGTTCGCCCTTTTTCCCCTGCTGCTTTCGGCTCAAACTCCCAGGACCATTTCCGGTTCCGTAACCGAAGCGGGGAGTGGCGAGGCGATTACCGGGGCCACCATCGCGCTGTTCCGTGAAGGGGATTCGGTCCGCCCGGCCCGTGGCGGGATTTCCAACCGATTCGGATTTTACTCCATCCCCAACGTCCCGCCCGGGCGATACCGGTTTACTGTGCGGAGCATTGGGTCCCAGCCGCGCAACCACTTGCTGGTGATCCCCGACGGCGGTCCGCCAAGCATCGGCAACCAGCCCGATTCCAACCAAACCTGCCAGCTCAATCTGACCGCCGCCACCGCCACCGATCTCCGCATTGATATCTGCTTGCAGCCAAAAGATGTCAGCAGCCGCGAGATTGTTGTCACCGAACAACGGAACTCCGTTGGCGAGGCATCCATCGGCACGGTGACGCTGGACCCGGGGCTGTCGCAGCAGCTTCCATCGCTGGGGGGCGAGCCGGACATCATGCGGATGTTGCAACTGCTTCCCGGGATAAAATCGGGGAGTGAGATCAGCAGCGGGCTGTACGTTCGGGGCGGTTCGCCCGATCAAAATTTGATTTTGTTGGATGGCGTTATCGTCTATAACCCCAGCCACCTTGGCGGCTTCCTTAGCACCTTCAACTCCGATGCCATTCGGAACCTGAAGGTGATAAAAGGGGGATTCCCGGCCGAGTATGGCGGGCGGCTTTCCAGCGTGATTGACTTGACGATGCGCGAGGGGACAAAGGAGAAAATCAGCGGCAGCGGCGGCGTCAGTTTGCTGAACTCACGCCTGACGGTGGAGGGGCCAATCGGTGAGGATATCACGTTCATGGTGTCGGGCCGCCGGTTCTACTGGGATGTGATGCTGCTGGCGTTGCCAGATGCCGATGAGGTCCCGGGCTACTACTTCTACGACCTGAACGGCAAGATCAATTATCGGTTGTCGGAGAGCGACCACTTGTACGTGAGCGGTTACTTCGGGAACGACGTGATTGGCAGCCCCCCAAGCGAGGAGGACATCTTCGACATCACGTGGGGGAACGCCACCGCAAACCTCCGTTGGGCGCATATCGTTTCGCCGACGTTCTTCACCAATTTCTCGGCGATCTACACCAACTATCAATTCTCCTCACTATTCGAAAACCGGAACACTGGGTCGGTACAATCGGACGCGTTCAAATCGCTGAGCGGCGTGCGGGACCTGATGCTTCGCGCCGAAGGGCAGTGGTTTGCCACGGAAGATCACATCGTGAAAACCGGGGTCGAGGTGACGCAGCATCGTTTCCGCGCCGATGCCAGTGCCGAGCTTGGAGACTTCGCAAAAATTGACCGGAACCCCACCATCATCAACGCCCTTGATGCCGCATTCTACGCCCAGGATGAATGGAGCATCACCCCGCGGCTGAACGCGAACATCGGGGCGCGGCTGTACTACTTCAACAGCGGGGAGTATTTCCGGGTGGAGCCGCGTGCCTCGCTGGCATACGCATTGACCGAGCAGGTGACGGCCAAAGGGGCCTTCTCGATGGGGAATCAATTCCTCCATTTGATTTCCCGAAACGACATCACCCTTCCCACCGACATCTGGTTCCCCTCCACCGCATCAATCAAACCGGCCGAGGCGATGCAGATCAGCGCCGGGATTGAGTCAACGTTGTTCGATAAGGAGTATCTGCTGACGGTGGAGGGATACTACAAGAAGATGGAGAACCTGTTGGAATACCGCGACACAGCATCGTTCTCGCTGGACGTTCCGTTGGAAAGCTCGTTCACGGTTGGATCCGGAGAGGCGTACGGGGTGGAGGTGTTTTTGAACAAGCAGCTTGGGGCATTCACTGGATGGATTGGCTACACGCTGGCCTGGACCAAACGGACCTTCCCGGAACTGAATCGTGGCCGCACGTTCTACCCCCGCCACGACCGCCGGCATGATGTTTCGGTGGTGCTAACGTACCGTTTGGGTGAGTCGTGGGAGCTTGGGGCAACATGGGTGTACGGCACCGGGCAAGCGGTGACAATGCCCACCGGGCAGTACGTGCTTCAGGAGGCAAGCAACCCCGGCAGCTATTCCTTCACCCAATCCGATTACAGCGAGCGGAACGGTTATCGCATCCCGGCATTCCACAAGCTGGATTTGAACTTCTCGCACAAATTCTCCTGGTTCAATTTGCCGTTCACGTTGTCGCTGAACGTCTATAACGCCTACAATCGGCGCAACGTTTTCTCCCAATACATTGACCGCAAGTATGACTACGACCCGGCAACGGGGAAGGAGACGGTGAAGGTGGAAATCAAGCGGACGACCCTTTTCCCAATCATCCCAACGGTGGGGCTAAGTTTCAAGTTTTAA
- a CDS encoding FKBP-type peptidyl-prolyl cis-trans isomerase, with protein MTPRVITFHYTMTAEDGQEIYSSVGSEPLAILEGQGQVIPGLEPVLSEMGEGEKRRVVVPAEEGFGEYHDDWVIQVSREQLPPGELNIGDMFQAAEDAPVMVVTEIDGDTVVMDGNHPLAGQDLTFDVEVLGFREATPEEIAHGHAHGEGGHHHH; from the coding sequence ATGACACCACGCGTGATCACGTTTCACTACACCATGACTGCCGAAGATGGGCAAGAAATTTACAGCTCGGTTGGAAGCGAGCCATTGGCAATTTTAGAAGGGCAGGGGCAAGTGATCCCCGGGCTGGAACCGGTGCTTTCGGAGATGGGGGAGGGGGAGAAACGGCGCGTGGTGGTTCCGGCCGAGGAAGGGTTTGGGGAATACCATGACGATTGGGTGATCCAAGTCTCCCGCGAGCAATTGCCGCCCGGCGAACTCAACATCGGCGATATGTTCCAAGCCGCCGAAGACGCTCCGGTGATGGTTGTCACGGAGATTGATGGCGACACAGTGGTCATGGATGGAAACCACCCGCTGGCCGGGCAGGACCTGACGTTCGACGTTGAGGTCCTTGGCTTCCGCGAAGCCACCCCCGAGGAAATCGCCCACGGCCATGCTCATGGCGAAGGGGGGCATCATCACCATTAA
- a CDS encoding SRPBCC domain-containing protein, translating into MKELRTEIEINASPNQVWEVLADFGSYPTWNPFITEVRGVPKEGEWLVIRAALNPRRTEVFRPVVLRCQPGRELRWRGTLPVPGMFAGEHSFLLEPLPGGKCRLIHREEFTGLLVRLVLWMIGADTLRGFHAMNRALQQRSEDLHKSIQGRAKNNAEATLPLPPQE; encoded by the coding sequence ATGAAAGAACTTCGCACCGAAATTGAGATCAACGCTTCGCCAAATCAGGTCTGGGAAGTTCTCGCAGATTTTGGAAGCTACCCAACGTGGAACCCGTTTATCACGGAGGTTCGCGGAGTCCCGAAGGAGGGGGAGTGGCTGGTGATCCGTGCCGCGCTGAACCCACGCCGAACGGAGGTGTTCCGCCCGGTCGTGCTTCGATGCCAGCCGGGGCGCGAGCTGCGTTGGCGCGGCACACTTCCGGTTCCCGGGATGTTTGCTGGCGAGCATAGTTTTTTGCTGGAGCCGCTGCCGGGTGGCAAGTGCCGATTGATCCACCGTGAGGAGTTCACGGGGCTGCTGGTTCGGCTTGTGCTGTGGATGATTGGGGCCGACACGCTGCGCGGATTTCACGCGATGAACAGGGCACTCCAACAGCGAAGCGAGGATCTTCACAAGAGCATTCAGGGGCGCGCCAAAAACAATGCGGAGGCAACGTTGCCGTTGCCTCCGCAAGAATAG
- a CDS encoding DUF3160 domain-containing protein encodes MQSKHFVLPLLVSLICCVAARAQQFDRDAYRRFLQESQTMTSQQLQTSHPVDPFRRTARVRLANALYGDSIAQQFALTDYEKSLIEKHGFMVSERLSYPSFGSALLDVYTRDLPVFVSTDAVLHALHMSYDAVLKDIERTTLIPQLKQLLERLHAQISPLKKKYAANPTMLRSLRDVDLYLSIPRQLLGENAPPTFAENMVPVKDLLLMVKEEQPNKYKLFAETQRLVDFSQFTPRGHYTESQELTQYFQAMIWLGRTEIWLAAPQADGISPSDEDIQRQTIDAALIADMTQAANALPLVEEIDGTIRVLVGESDNVTLPNVQGLMQEKGLRSAADLQDTAVWRDFQTTLLTKPFAGQRINSQILMSNPYSADQIQPATAFLLLGQRFVIDSYITGNVVYDKIISNGQKMRRMLPSSLDVLFALGNNAAAQFLDSELKEYQYAPNLAALRYLVDSYEDDFWSGSIYNSWLNAIRTLNPPKNRSGFPKFMQTAAWWQQKMNTQLASWAQLRHDNLLYAKQSYSGGITCTYPKSFVEPIPAFYRSVRTLSEVAVKKLSGIAIADTNAKSHMLGYFGAMGKVMDTLESIATKELAHQPLSEREEMFLKTMIFDTPSGCATVLAGWYTRLYYGGPDDANADDRIIADIHTAPTDKDGNATGWVVHVATGPVNMAVTTCTLPDGTATSFIGPVMSYYEQRTTGFKRLTDEEWSDNRMHDSAYSMRPPLVNLYLADKEGNPRAGEPITLYAINDGSSDAPATPMPSTQLTATAVPNPFATATSLRFVVPPSLTGRRAALLLFDVTGVPVRRLLNEDLRAGNYAIRWDGTADNGNTLPTGTYYYRLTIGSHETSGAITLIQGGGK; translated from the coding sequence ATGCAAAGCAAGCATTTCGTTCTGCCGTTGCTGGTGTCGCTTATCTGCTGTGTGGCCGCCCGTGCCCAGCAGTTCGACCGCGATGCCTACCGCCGATTCCTCCAAGAATCGCAAACAATGACCTCGCAACAATTGCAGACCAGCCACCCCGTTGATCCCTTCCGCCGCACCGCCCGCGTCCGCCTTGCGAACGCCCTGTATGGCGACAGCATCGCCCAACAGTTTGCCCTGACTGATTATGAGAAATCGTTGATCGAGAAGCATGGGTTCATGGTCTCCGAACGGCTAAGCTATCCATCCTTTGGAAGCGCGCTGCTGGACGTTTACACCCGCGACCTTCCGGTGTTTGTCAGCACCGATGCCGTGCTGCACGCGCTCCACATGTCCTACGATGCCGTGCTGAAGGACATTGAACGCACAACGCTGATCCCCCAATTGAAGCAACTGCTGGAACGCCTCCATGCCCAAATCTCACCCCTGAAAAAGAAGTACGCCGCAAACCCAACAATGCTCCGTAGCCTGCGCGATGTTGACCTGTACCTTTCCATCCCACGCCAGCTGCTGGGGGAAAACGCACCGCCAACGTTTGCCGAAAACATGGTCCCGGTGAAGGACCTGCTGCTGATGGTGAAGGAGGAACAGCCGAACAAGTACAAGCTGTTTGCCGAAACGCAACGCCTTGTTGATTTCAGCCAGTTCACCCCACGCGGCCATTACACCGAATCGCAGGAGCTGACCCAATACTTCCAGGCGATGATCTGGCTGGGGCGAACAGAAATCTGGCTTGCAGCACCACAAGCCGATGGAATAAGCCCTAGCGATGAAGATATCCAACGCCAGACCATTGATGCCGCGTTGATTGCCGACATGACCCAGGCCGCAAACGCGCTTCCGCTGGTGGAAGAAATTGATGGAACCATCCGCGTGCTGGTGGGCGAATCGGACAACGTGACGCTGCCGAATGTGCAAGGCCTGATGCAGGAGAAAGGGCTACGAAGTGCCGCCGATTTGCAAGACACTGCTGTTTGGAGGGACTTCCAGACAACGCTTCTCACAAAGCCGTTTGCCGGACAACGGATCAACTCGCAAATCTTGATGTCGAACCCCTACAGTGCCGACCAGATCCAGCCCGCCACCGCATTCTTGCTGCTTGGTCAGCGGTTCGTGATTGATAGCTATATCACCGGCAATGTGGTGTATGATAAAATCATCTCCAACGGTCAAAAGATGCGGCGGATGCTGCCAAGCAGTCTGGATGTGTTGTTCGCGTTGGGGAACAATGCCGCGGCCCAATTCCTTGATTCCGAATTGAAGGAATATCAATACGCCCCCAACCTTGCCGCGCTCCGCTACCTTGTGGACTCCTACGAAGATGATTTCTGGAGCGGCTCCATCTACAACAGCTGGCTGAACGCAATCCGAACGCTGAACCCGCCGAAGAACCGCAGCGGCTTCCCGAAGTTCATGCAGACCGCCGCGTGGTGGCAGCAAAAAATGAACACGCAGCTTGCCAGCTGGGCACAGCTTCGGCACGACAATCTGCTGTATGCCAAGCAATCGTACAGCGGCGGCATCACCTGCACCTATCCAAAAAGTTTTGTTGAGCCGATCCCCGCATTCTACCGCTCGGTGCGGACCTTAAGTGAGGTGGCTGTGAAGAAGCTGAGCGGGATAGCGATTGCCGACACCAACGCCAAATCGCACATGCTTGGCTACTTCGGTGCTATGGGGAAAGTGATGGACACTCTGGAATCAATCGCCACGAAGGAACTTGCGCACCAGCCGTTAAGCGAACGGGAGGAGATGTTCCTGAAGACGATGATCTTTGATACTCCGTCGGGGTGTGCCACGGTGCTGGCCGGGTGGTACACGCGGCTGTACTACGGCGGGCCGGACGACGCAAACGCCGATGACCGAATCATTGCCGACATCCACACCGCACCGACCGACAAGGATGGAAACGCCACCGGATGGGTTGTTCACGTTGCCACCGGGCCGGTAAATATGGCCGTCACCACCTGCACCCTTCCCGACGGGACCGCGACATCCTTTATCGGGCCGGTGATGAGTTACTACGAACAGCGTACCACCGGCTTCAAACGCCTGACCGATGAGGAGTGGAGCGACAACCGAATGCACGATTCCGCCTACTCCATGCGCCCACCGCTGGTGAACCTTTACCTTGCCGACAAAGAGGGGAACCCAAGAGCGGGGGAGCCAATCACCCTGTACGCAATCAACGACGGAAGCAGCGATGCGCCCGCAACCCCAATGCCAAGCACGCAGCTTACGGCAACGGCGGTTCCGAACCCGTTCGCAACCGCAACATCGCTGCGGTTTGTTGTTCCGCCATCGCTTACCGGGCGCAGGGCCGCGCTTCTTCTGTTCGACGTCACCGGCGTTCCGGTTCGGCGATTGCTGAACGAAGATTTGCGCGCTGGGAACTACGCCATCCGCTGGGACGGAACCGCCGACAACGGCAACACGCTTCCCACCGGAACCTACTACTACCGCCTAACAATCGGCAGCCATGAAACCAGCGGAGCCATAACCCTGATACAAGGGGGAGGAAAGTAG
- a CDS encoding T9SS type A sorting domain-containing protein produces the protein MKQSLFLAACTALLAGAPVAAQQIAPANDRLERIQDWKISDPTPLPNPNRPIQAAVQGAPLNLRGGAKATGLQGYYDYQSNGMSPHWLAVDPKDPQKLHAVYMLATDNFDSVAISSSRRVGYTYSSDGGATWSTNPDIGGMRLGFPYIELSADGEPFVITHGDLTSGVSDGTGVRTLLYAAEAGKTAFNRIAKFPRRTISNRDGDGGAGVIWPAFEFNPKDGGTTAVCIASLSPRTGEQAAPLQFSIASIGADVDSWVDFNDSVLCATSGGRYVLASSAGGKIGMVYHLIVDNEGTNQGRIVFSESTDGGNSWSDPVAIFGGGINTQFNLEGDEDTLTAGNEMDIAYVGETAHVVFTGSLNNLYRFESVWHWAAGENGIKQVAAPDFANLRGVYTIPRIKAQPGFSGISYPTISTSEDGHVFIAFMAGGQVVDDSVRENIVSADGFLYYRVWGVGSPDGGANWGDAFVLQDWADIDGGNTDSASIEYPSAGEAMRKVGDNYEHLMTFQARRDPGMYAFISDGSDRGPGSECFQYFQRTMLTEANFLKIPSAVDNHLAVTNRMAINSAFPNPTSGLLTVNYTLVGGGEVSLKLYNSLGDVVMAPVNAENGYNGQHSRTLDLSGVPAGPYRIVLSQNGQSVSTPLNVVR, from the coding sequence ATGAAGCAATCGCTATTCCTTGCAGCCTGCACCGCGCTGCTTGCTGGCGCGCCGGTGGCCGCCCAGCAGATCGCTCCGGCAAACGACCGGTTGGAGCGCATCCAGGATTGGAAAATCTCCGATCCGACACCGCTACCAAACCCTAACCGCCCGATTCAAGCGGCGGTTCAGGGTGCCCCGCTGAACCTTCGTGGCGGCGCAAAAGCCACGGGCCTTCAGGGCTACTACGATTACCAATCGAATGGCATGAGCCCGCACTGGCTGGCTGTTGATCCCAAGGATCCGCAGAAACTTCATGCGGTGTACATGCTGGCAACGGACAACTTCGACTCCGTTGCTATTTCCTCTTCACGTCGCGTTGGCTACACCTACTCCAGCGATGGCGGGGCAACCTGGAGCACCAATCCTGATATTGGTGGGATGCGGTTGGGCTTCCCGTACATCGAGCTCTCTGCCGATGGTGAGCCTTTTGTCATCACCCACGGCGATCTTACAAGCGGTGTGAGCGATGGCACCGGGGTGCGGACCTTGCTGTATGCTGCCGAGGCTGGAAAAACCGCCTTCAACCGCATCGCAAAATTCCCACGCCGCACCATCAGCAACCGCGATGGCGACGGCGGGGCAGGGGTGATTTGGCCCGCATTTGAGTTCAACCCGAAAGATGGCGGGACAACGGCTGTCTGCATTGCTTCGCTAAGCCCACGCACAGGCGAACAAGCAGCGCCGCTTCAGTTTAGCATTGCCAGCATCGGTGCCGATGTTGATAGCTGGGTTGATTTTAACGACAGCGTGCTTTGCGCCACCAGCGGCGGACGCTACGTGTTGGCTTCTTCTGCCGGAGGCAAGATTGGGATGGTGTACCATCTTATCGTTGATAACGAAGGCACCAACCAAGGCCGGATCGTTTTTAGCGAAAGCACCGATGGAGGGAACTCTTGGAGCGATCCGGTAGCGATTTTCGGCGGTGGAATTAACACCCAGTTCAATCTTGAAGGAGATGAGGACACCCTGACCGCAGGGAATGAGATGGATATCGCCTACGTTGGCGAGACAGCGCACGTGGTGTTTACCGGAAGCCTAAATAACCTTTACCGCTTCGAGAGCGTGTGGCATTGGGCTGCGGGCGAGAATGGTATCAAGCAGGTGGCAGCACCTGACTTCGCAAATCTTCGTGGTGTCTACACAATCCCAAGAATCAAGGCTCAACCAGGGTTCTCTGGCATCTCCTATCCAACAATATCCACCTCTGAAGATGGCCATGTCTTCATCGCATTTATGGCAGGCGGCCAAGTTGTGGATGATTCGGTTCGTGAGAATATCGTCAGCGCAGATGGATTCCTTTACTATCGCGTCTGGGGTGTTGGTTCGCCCGATGGTGGGGCAAACTGGGGCGATGCTTTCGTGCTGCAAGATTGGGCCGACATTGATGGCGGGAACACCGATAGCGCAAGCATCGAGTACCCATCAGCAGGCGAGGCGATGCGGAAAGTTGGGGACAACTATGAGCATCTTATGACCTTCCAAGCACGGCGCGACCCGGGGATGTACGCGTTTATCAGCGATGGCTCCGACCGTGGCCCGGGAAGCGAATGCTTCCAATATTTCCAACGCACGATGCTGACCGAGGCAAACTTCCTGAAGATTCCAAGCGCGGTGGATAACCACCTTGCAGTCACCAACCGCATGGCCATTAACAGCGCGTTCCCGAATCCAACAAGCGGCCTGCTGACGGTCAACTACACGTTGGTGGGTGGCGGTGAGGTTTCGCTGAAACTCTACAACTCATTGGGCGATGTGGTGATGGCCCCAGTCAATGCCGAAAACGGCTACAACGGCCAACACTCACGCACGCTGGACCTAAGCGGCGTGCCAGCTGGCCCTTACCGGATTGTCCTTAGCCAAAACGGCCAAAGCGTTTCCACCCCACTGAACGTGGTGCGGTAA